The genomic DNA TTATACAATCGAAAAATATAATTCAGTTAGCGAAGATGCATTGTCTGTTTTGGTTCCTGTAGAAATTTTCAAAGAATTGGATCTCCCATATTCTTATGAGTTTGAAGGTTTGGTTCCTTCAGGACTAAATATCCTTAGAAGCGAAAACATTGTCCAGGACGAATATAAATTCACAATTCCCAAAAAAGAATTAGCTCTCAATGTAAACACATTAAAGGATGCAAAAATTGCTGAGGAAGTTCATAGAGACTTATAATTAATAAATTTAAATATGATGAAGTTAAGATAAATATAATATTATATTAATCAGGTGATTCTATGGAAAATAAAAAAGTTCCTAAAAGAGAAGAAAAGTTATGGAGTGAAATTAAAAATTATCAAGTAGCTACTAATAATGCTCGTATTTTAGGAGTGTTAGATGAGTTAATCATCAATGAAAAAACTGGTAAAATTGTAGATATTGCTATTAAGGTAGAGCCAGGACGCAATATTCATGTTAAAGGTGCTAAAAGATCAGATGATGTATTGTTAGTTCCTTTTGCTAAAGTAGAAAAAGTTGGAGAATTTATTATAGTCTCCGAATAATTTTTTTTCTTTTTTTTAAAATTTCATTTATTGATAACATTTATTAATGAGAAGTTTATATTTTAATATGGTGATAAATATGTTGCTCGAAATTAAAGATTTAGCTGTTGAAGTAGCAGGTAAACTTGTTCTTAAAGATGTTAATCTTTCCATTGCTGAAGGAGAAACACATGTTCTTTTAGGACCAAATGGAGCTGGAAAAAGTACTTTATTCTTAACAATATTGGGCTTCCCTCAATATAAGGTCGTTAACGGTTCCATTTTCTTTAAAGGAAAGGACATTACAAATTTATCTACTACTGAACGTGTTCAATTAGGTATAGGTGTTAGTTTCCAAACCCCACCTCCAATTAGGGGTGTTACTGTAAGGGATTTAATTAAGATAGAATCTCATCAGGACGTTAACGAACCTTTAAATCCAAGGATGGAAAAATTGGCTAAAAAATTAAAATTTAGCGATGAGTTTTTAGATAGGGATGTTAACTTTGGATTTTCCGGAGGGGAAGTTAAAAGATCAGAAATATTACAACTTTTAGCTCAAATGCCTGATTTTACTATGTTTGACGAACCAGATTCTGGTGTGGATATTGAAAATGTGGAATTGATTGCTGGCGAGATTGGAACTTTATTGGATAAAGGATTAAAACATGATCAAAGAAAAAGAAGCGGTCTATTGATTACTCATTTAGGTTATATCTTAAACTTTGTAACTGCTGACAAGGCTCAT from Methanobrevibacter sp. includes the following:
- a CDS encoding PRC-barrel domain-containing protein, whose product is MENKKVPKREEKLWSEIKNYQVATNNARILGVLDELIINEKTGKIVDIAIKVEPGRNIHVKGAKRSDDVLLVPFAKVEKVGEFIIVSE
- a CDS encoding ABC transporter ATP-binding protein; its protein translation is MLLEIKDLAVEVAGKLVLKDVNLSIAEGETHVLLGPNGAGKSTLFLTILGFPQYKVVNGSIFFKGKDITNLSTTERVQLGIGVSFQTPPPIRGVTVRDLIKIESHQDVNEPLNPRMEKLAKKLKFSDEFLDRDVNFGFSGGEVKRSEILQLLAQMPDFTMFDEPDSGVDIENVELIAGEIGTLLDKGLKHDQRKRSGLLITHLGYILNFVTADKAHVLMNGVIACSGNPKEIIDDIRENGFKGCVECAQCSS